TGTTACTACGGCAAGTCGACTTTGTGATCGACATTGTGCGACAGATAGGACCTGCCTCCGATGTGGTGCGGAGGAGGAGACGATTAACCACCTTTTGTTCGAGTGTCCCCCAGCGCTACAATGTTGGGCGCTTTCAGATATCCCAACGATTCCGGGCGTATTCCCGTGTAATGCTCTGTTCACAAACTTTGATCATCTCCTGTGGCGAGTAGCAGAGCAAGGCGTCCCGAAGGAAGTCATTGAGCCTTTTCCTTGGCtaatatggtatatatggaagagCCGAAATAATAAGTTATTCAATGGAATCGAGGATCCACCGCTAGACACATTACAGTTGGCGATGACAGAAGCCAGTAACTGGAAGATGGCTCAGATAATCCCGGAAGCAGAGGAAGATGCAATAGCTGGGGAGGTTGAAGAACCGGAAAGGGTAGTTACAGAACAGAGGAGTATGCAGTTGCGATGCCAAGTAGATGCATCGTGGACACATGTTGACAGGAAAACGGGGCTGGGATTTGTGCTGATGGAGGAAGATCAAACCGTTCTAGTTGGGCTCCAGAACGTCAGTAAGACACCGTCACCATTACACGCAGAAGTAAGAGGACTACTATGGGCAATGAAGACCTTGAAGGATCGTGGCTTCGACTCAATGCATTTTGAAACGGACTGCCTACAACTTCTAAAGCTGATAAGAGGTGAGGACGAATGGCCTTCCATGGCGACTGAGATAGAAGATATTTGTTTACAATCTAAACTTTACACTAGTTTCTCTATCTCATATCTACCGCGTGGTAAGAATACTCGAGCGGACTGTTTTGCTAAAGCAGCCCGTAATCGAACTGATGCTTTTGTTTATGTTAGTACTGATACTCCTGTTTGGCTAGCTCAAGTAGCAAGGCCTTTGGAGTGATTGAATAATAAACTTTCTtttgatgccaaaaaaaaaaaaaaaagaaaaaaatacagtaCTTGCATATCTCCCTGGATCAACCTCTTTCTTTAACCCGGTTCTCAGATCCTGAGAAGAACCATTGGAACGACACTCGTATCAGGTTAGTTCAAAATCCATGTTCAAgtgtagtttttgtttttttcttagaaCAAGTATTGCTTCCGTTTGGgaccaaaaattcaaaacttcgGGGTCTTCTAATAATATTACTGAGTTTATATCTCTTGGATCAAAATTTTCGTTTGAATTCTATAacggattttgttttttttttcagatctttgATTTCTTTCGAATTTGGTTCTCGTCGATGTATAGTTTCTCAAACAACAGATTACGAATGCAGTATGCAGAATTGGTTAATAGATTTTGGATTTGGTTTTATTGAAGCTTTTCATCCTCTTTTTGAAATTGGCTTATATGATTGATCAATGCAGTGACATTTTTATTGGAGAAGGAATAAGGCAAAGATGGTGAAAATGACATTGATAGCTCGTGTTACCGACGGGCTGCCTCTAGCAGAGGGTCTCGATGATGGACGTGACTTACCTGATTCCGACATGTATAAGCAACAGGTCAAGTCTCTGTTTAAGAATCTTTCCAGAGGTCATAACGAAGCTTCAAGAATGTCCGTTGAAACAGGCCCATATATTTTCCAGTATCCTTACCATCTCTTATACTATTCgtcatttattattattttataaaagccTGTTGATGTTTGATTGAGAGTTGCATCTTAGTTTGTAACCATACATCATTGATACTGCAGTAAGTTGACTAACCTTTTGTCTGTATTAAGACACGTTTCAATCCTTCTGCATTATGTTTTAGGTGTCGTACTAGTTTTCACAAGTGTAGTTATTTGTAAACCGCCTTTGTCATATTGGTTATATGCTTATATCTTGAAACCAAGGTGAACGAaagaatcaaatatatataaatgctATTCCTTGATTAGAAAACTTTAGTTACATCATAGAAGGACGTGTTTGCTACTTGACAATGTGTGACCGCTCTTACCCGAAGAAACTTGCGTTTCAATACTTGGAAGATCTCAAGAACGAGTTCGAACGTGTCAATGGACCTAACATTGTAACAGCTGCTAGACCTTATGCCTTTATTAAATTCGGTATGTTTACTCTAGTAGATCCTCTTCTCTATTCATTCAGTATCTTGTAGAAACATATATTCTCTTGTTTCTCAATCTTTTTTTCCTCCTTGCATAGATACATTCATACAGAAAACCAAAAAACTGTACCAAGACACACGTACGCAGCGAAATATCGCTAAGCTGAATGACGAACTCTATGAGGTCCATCAGATAATGACGCGGAATGTGCAGGAAGTCTTAGGTGTTGGTGAAAAGCTGGACCGTAAGCCTTATCTACTCATATGCTCTCTCATTCATTACGGTTTTTGAATCAGCAGAGCAGTATGCTCATCCTCTTCTTGCTTTTTTAATGCAGAGGTGAGCGAGATGTCGAGCCGGCTAACTTCTGAATCTCGTGTATATGCTGATAAGGCTAAAGATTTGAACCGTCAGGTGAGTTTGATGGAGATGCTTGCACTTCTTATGATCATGTTTAGTTTATAGGCCCAAGGTTTGTTTGCATATGGTTCTGAAGCATTTTGAGTTTTGTAAACCAGGCTTTGATCAGGAAATGGGCACCAGTAGCGATCGTGTTGGGTGtcgttttccttcttttttggGTCAAGAACAAGCTCTGGTAAAGAAAGGAGGAACATGAGGCTATTTTCGTAATCTAGCAGACTTCTCCGGTCCATATATCAGACCGCCGGCGCAAATCTTCTTTATTTCAGAGTGAAACTTTGACACATTTTGTACTTCTGTAGTTATGCAAACTTTATGAGACTGGTCATAGACTCGTAGAATCATCCACCAATACATTTTGTAAACCTTGATTATCATTCTATCAGGTTCTGcaaatcaaaaccaaatcaaaattgTGTTTTGATTTCATTACATATGcctaaccaaaatgaaaaaaaacagcTGCTCAAAGCTAGCGTTTATATGGTCTCAGGTGCCGTTTGAAATCTTGTGGACCTGCCAAATCTAATGTTAAAGTGTTCTTCAACTCATCTGAAACCTGCAACGCCTTCTCAAACTCTCCTGACTTCTTCAGACAATCAATCAATGCTCGGTAGACATAAACAGATGGTCGTATCTCCCGCTCTTTCATCTCATCGAAAAGCCTCAATGCTTCCTTTGTGTTCCCTGACCGACCCAAACTGTCTATCACTGCTGTGTAACTAAGCAGATCAGGCTCAATCCCACATTGAACCATTTCTTCATACAACACCAAACACATATCAAACCTACAAGCTTTCCTCATCCCGTTTAACACCGTGTTGTACGTAATGATGTTTAGAGACACATCGCAATCTTCCTTCATCGACGACAATAACCTGAGCATCTCATTAACAAGGCCAGCTCGTCCCAAGATATCCAAAACCGAGTTGTACGTGATCACGTCTGGTTTACATTCCCACTCTCTCATCTCCTCAAGTATCATAAGCACCTTATCGACCTGCCTAGACTCAGCGAATGCAAGGATGGTTCTGTTTATTACAATTAACCTACACGGAAGAGAAGACTC
This genomic interval from Brassica napus cultivar Da-Ae chromosome A6, Da-Ae, whole genome shotgun sequence contains the following:
- the LOC106376265 gene encoding 25.3 kDa vesicle transport protein — protein: MVKMTLIARVTDGLPLAEGLDDGRDLPDSDMYKQQVKSLFKNLSRGHNEASRMSVETGPYIFHYIIEGRVCYLTMCDRSYPKKLAFQYLEDLKNEFERVNGPNIVTAARPYAFIKFDTFIQKTKKLYQDTRTQRNIAKLNDELYEVHQIMTRNVQEVLGVGEKLDQVSEMSSRLTSESRVYADKAKDLNRQALIRKWAPVAIVLGVVFLLFWVKNKLW
- the LOC106376262 gene encoding pentatricopeptide repeat-containing protein At1g11900, with amino-acid sequence MAKWSIVRRIPVSGGSFAYMKHMVYAPAECSFSAMHSLIDTGGEALKKTTENSDSGSKFISRIDYTSLVEKYRREGNLSGAYDLLQSLQDKNIWLPVPVFKNLLAAAGEQNDTMLSCRAFKMMLVQAGTPLSSDCYLNLARAFINADDCVHLLSLLKEVSESSLPCRLIVINRTILAFAESRQVDKVLMILEEMREWECKPDVITYNSVLDILGRAGLVNEMLRLLSSMKEDCDVSLNIITYNTVLNGMRKACRFDMCLVLYEEMVQCGIEPDLLSYTAVIDSLGRSGNTKEALRLFDEMKEREIRPSVYVYRALIDCLKKSGEFEKALQVSDELKNTLTLDLAGPQDFKRHLRPYKR